One stretch of Aquimarina sp. Aq107 DNA includes these proteins:
- a CDS encoding esterase-like activity of phytase family protein, with protein MKNYLYSMSNRHRKSICISACLGFLISFSAFAQTEKDKSTPQFDLPNDNYYGQEIYAKGKGKSFRNFGDLLFSRAVLDAASFSEGPTSGLFIGSNPINEQELPFYNKQPIQGFSSVLNNMDGTFTAMSDNGFGSIENSADYNLRLYKIKPRFETFFRRGEGDIQVLEYIELKDPNGLIPFAITNHFSQDRILTGADFDIESIQRTTNGDYWIGDEFGPFLLHFDRNGVLLDAPYPLPDLDNAGKELRSPQNPFSEEASAIRIMNAMRAHAQANGSKAPVMSPWFVMLDDNDETTVVGSRITTANGLVEASSELFNVSSLNRAGHPVVVYTVNDTENMNRLLDLDLQGIISDRPDLLLEAVQNFDKNQDGRADYMHDNGLIDVTLFDAQGHRGARNLRPENTIPSMEAALDYLMPTLETDCGITLDGIPVLDHDPHIEAAKTRKVDGTPYEYEDEVLVKNLTLDSIQKTFIADKILAGRPAQTNDLSLSPVAVAFANEKGFIDPYVMPSLQQLFDFVEFYVNYYKNGEGSSHPEATKRWMNASKVRFNIETKINPRTDLDDRGDIFAERTFGPEIFTKAIADIIVANELTDRADIQSFDFRTLLLSQAQYPEIRTVCLFGDFPKVGDAGDGTNLQDQNGENTPWLAGMYWPYRVTKLDTPFNVKQSGGFEGMALTTDNTTLLPLLEKPLEGSENNNLLIHEFNLSSKSYTNKKYEYPLNERASAIGDFVMFSSQRGLIIERDGSQGDLEGFKAIYEIELDEDSTMIQKRLNVDLLKIRDPRRISEPGLPGDVGIGREFAFPFVTIESVVVLNPFLIGVLNDNNYPFSVGRHVGEGLPDDNEFILLWLDQRLGLPWYNGKDTVLRINEDDFKTYPNTFTNKVTFSTVNEKISTVSIDIFDLAGNLVKQINSTKTNENGFEYIWDGKTDSGADVSTGIYIAIIQADGEFIKKKIVKK; from the coding sequence ATGAAAAATTATCTTTACTCTATGTCTAATCGACATAGAAAATCAATATGCATTTCTGCATGCTTAGGTTTTCTAATTTCTTTTTCTGCTTTTGCCCAAACAGAAAAAGATAAATCAACACCACAATTTGATCTACCAAATGACAATTATTATGGTCAAGAAATTTATGCAAAAGGAAAAGGAAAATCTTTTAGAAACTTCGGGGATTTGCTGTTCTCTAGAGCTGTTTTAGATGCCGCTAGTTTTTCCGAAGGTCCTACTTCTGGTCTTTTTATAGGCAGTAACCCTATTAATGAACAAGAACTCCCTTTCTATAACAAACAACCTATTCAAGGATTCTCTTCGGTATTAAATAATATGGACGGAACTTTTACTGCAATGTCAGATAATGGTTTCGGAAGTATTGAGAATTCTGCGGATTATAATTTACGTTTATACAAAATCAAACCTAGATTTGAAACATTTTTTAGAAGAGGCGAAGGAGATATTCAGGTACTGGAATATATCGAACTAAAAGATCCTAATGGGTTAATACCATTTGCAATTACTAATCACTTTAGTCAAGATAGAATTTTAACCGGTGCAGACTTTGATATTGAATCTATCCAAAGAACTACTAATGGAGATTATTGGATCGGAGATGAATTTGGACCTTTCTTATTACATTTTGACCGAAATGGAGTATTACTAGACGCTCCTTATCCTCTACCTGATCTAGATAATGCCGGTAAAGAATTACGTTCTCCACAAAATCCATTTAGTGAAGAAGCGAGTGCTATTAGAATTATGAATGCTATGAGGGCGCATGCACAAGCTAATGGTAGTAAAGCCCCAGTAATGTCACCTTGGTTTGTTATGTTAGATGATAATGATGAAACTACGGTAGTAGGAAGTAGAATTACAACTGCTAATGGATTGGTAGAAGCATCAAGTGAATTATTTAATGTTTCTTCTTTAAATCGTGCTGGTCATCCAGTAGTTGTATACACCGTTAACGATACAGAAAACATGAATCGTTTGTTGGACCTAGACTTACAAGGAATTATTTCAGATCGCCCCGACCTTTTATTAGAAGCTGTACAAAATTTTGATAAGAACCAAGACGGTCGCGCTGATTATATGCATGATAATGGACTTATTGATGTTACTCTTTTTGATGCACAAGGACATCGTGGAGCTAGAAATTTACGTCCAGAAAACACCATACCATCTATGGAAGCAGCATTAGATTATTTGATGCCTACATTAGAAACAGACTGTGGAATCACTTTAGACGGAATCCCTGTACTAGATCACGACCCACATATAGAAGCGGCAAAAACAAGAAAAGTAGATGGCACTCCATATGAATATGAAGATGAAGTATTGGTAAAGAATCTTACATTAGACAGTATCCAAAAAACATTTATTGCAGACAAAATCTTAGCTGGAAGACCTGCTCAGACCAATGATCTTTCACTCTCTCCTGTTGCTGTAGCTTTTGCAAATGAAAAAGGATTTATTGATCCTTACGTAATGCCATCATTACAACAATTATTTGATTTTGTAGAGTTTTATGTTAACTATTATAAAAATGGAGAAGGATCTTCTCACCCTGAAGCTACGAAACGTTGGATGAACGCATCTAAAGTTCGTTTTAATATAGAAACCAAAATTAATCCAAGAACAGATTTAGATGATCGAGGTGATATTTTTGCTGAGAGAACTTTTGGCCCGGAAATATTTACCAAAGCAATTGCTGATATTATTGTTGCGAATGAACTAACGGATCGTGCAGATATACAAAGTTTTGATTTTAGAACATTATTACTTTCACAAGCTCAGTATCCAGAAATTAGAACGGTTTGTTTATTTGGTGATTTCCCTAAAGTCGGAGATGCTGGTGATGGTACAAACTTACAAGATCAAAATGGAGAAAATACTCCTTGGTTAGCGGGAATGTATTGGCCATATCGAGTGACTAAATTAGATACTCCATTTAATGTAAAACAAAGTGGTGGTTTCGAAGGAATGGCTTTAACTACAGATAACACCACGTTATTACCATTGCTAGAAAAACCTCTAGAAGGTAGCGAAAACAACAATCTATTAATCCACGAATTCAATCTTTCCAGTAAATCTTATACCAATAAAAAATATGAGTATCCACTTAACGAAAGAGCCTCTGCAATTGGTGATTTTGTAATGTTTAGTAGCCAAAGAGGATTAATAATCGAGAGAGATGGATCTCAAGGGGATCTTGAAGGATTCAAAGCTATTTATGAAATAGAATTAGACGAAGATTCTACTATGATTCAAAAAAGACTTAATGTAGACTTATTGAAAATTAGAGATCCTAGGAGAATTTCAGAACCTGGTTTACCTGGAGATGTAGGAATTGGAAGAGAATTTGCTTTTCCTTTTGTTACTATAGAAAGTGTTGTAGTTCTTAACCCCTTTTTGATTGGTGTTCTAAATGATAATAACTATCCATTTAGTGTTGGTCGACACGTTGGCGAAGGATTACCTGATGATAATGAGTTTATTCTATTGTGGTTAGACCAACGACTAGGATTGCCGTGGTACAATGGAAAAGATACTGTTTTAAGAATTAACGAAGATGATTTTAAAACATATCCTAACACTTTTACCAATAAGGTTACTTTCTCTACTGTTAATGAAAAAATTAGCACAGTAAGCATTGATATATTTGATTTGGCAGGAAATTTAGTAAAACAAATAAACTCTACTAAAACAAATGAAAATGGTTTTGAATATATATGGGATGGTAAAACCGATAGTGGTGCTGATGTATCTACAGGAATATATATTGCAATTATCCAAGCTGATGGAGAGTTTATAAAGAAAAAAATAGTAAAAAAATAA